One Archangium violaceum genomic window, AGTCTGGGGGATCAGCTCGGATTGGGAATGAGTTGTCGCTCATCATCCAGGTTCAGTTTGAGGTGGAGGCCGAGAGCAGCCAGCTCCCTCTCCCAATAAAACTCATCGTACCGTTGGGCTGTCCCCAAGATCTTCATGCCCTGCTCGCAGTGGCTTGAGATTGTACGTCGAAGTACGGTGAAGAGGGGACCAACCTTCGATTTCTTGGCGACCTTTTGGAGCGTCCACAGCTCCAGCGCCTGTTTGTTGGATCGCCCCCCGGACAGAGAGAGCGCCTCCTCTTCGATGGAGGGGAAATTCCAGTCCTGCGCTTGAGTCGGACGCTCACGGAGGGTCAAAAACACTTCCGAATACCCACCATTGACGTAGATGGTGGCCATGTCTTCACTTGGATCGACGACCCGCAGCCCGGCCTCGTGACCGTTCGATTGAAATCTGCGAAAGACTATCACTGTTCCGTTCTTCCTTGCGGTGTCAGCAAGGTTGGCGAACAGCGTGTGGGGCCTCATAAAGAACCAGAACTCGCTCATGGGTAGGCCTCGAAGATGATGTTGCGGTCCGTTGGGGGAGCAAGATTCTGGATGTCATCAAAAGCGTCCTGCTCACGCTTGATCTTGGCCCCTCCTCTCTTTTTGACCTTGCCAACGTTGTAATGAATGATTTTACCAGTTTTGGGGTCACGGAACGAAATGTCCGCTCGGCGATATGGCTTTTTTCCACCAGGAGTAAAGATGGTCTTCTCGGTCTTGTTTCCGCCTCCTATATGGATGAGCCCATTTTTCTTTTCCCGAGCGATGATCTCATAGATCTTCTTGTTTTGCCCCTCATTTTTTTTCGTCTTGGGTCCCGGCTTCCTGTAGGGCCTTCCACTCTTGGTAATCTTGTTTTTCCATCTCTGAGTCCCCTTGGCGTTGCAGGGGACGATCGCGCCCGGGGCGGCATTTGGCAGGAGTTGCCCAGTGCTGATGGCGTTGGCCGCCTTGGTCCCCGGTGTCCGGCTGGCCTTTTTCATGGGCAGTGCTTTCTCTAATTTTTTTTCAGGAGGCTTGAGTCAAATTGAGGCTAGCGGCCGATGACTCCCATTCACGTTCTTCAAGGAGCGCCTCCGCCTGGCTGCTGGTAAGTCCCCATATGCTCACGTCGTAAGCTCGCCCAGCCTCTGTCCAGACGGCGTCTGGAATACGATCGGCGAGCAGTCCGATGCGCTCGTCGGGTGGGATGTCCGGCATGCTGAGGAACCTGTGGATGACCGGGTGCTCGTCGAAGTTTGGCGCAATCTCGAACATGAGGGCCACGAACGCGGCGATGGAGGACTGCCAGGTCAACCCCATGCTTCGAGCGCGAATGATACCCTTGTCTATCATCATGCGCAGGGTGTCGTCTGGCAGCCCGCCAAGCGTGTGTTCGTGGCGTGCTCTCAAAAGCGAAAGGAGATTCTCTTGAAAGCCATGGTCCGCAGCGGCCTGGAATGCTCGTATCTGTGTAGAATCGATTTTCAGCATGACGGAGCTTGTAGTGGAGTGTCCACGAAGTTCTTGGACATAGTCGTGAGCATGCACCCTCTTTCCCTCCGAGTGGGCGGGACACCATCGGTCCACGGACTATGTCCAACGACTTCGTTTACAGTCCAGTAGTTGGCGGGGGGCTCTGCTGCGTCGCAATGCTTGCGCCCTATGTTCAATGGGCGATGGAATAGAACCACACGACAAAGGCCTCCATCTTCTCCCTCGGTGAGACTACAGTCTCTGCCTGTCGGGTCAAGTACGGCCACCGATGAGCGTGTGGGCAGGGTGTCTCCCATCGTGCGGCGCGAAGAGAACAAGGCTGCTGCGAATGCTGACCGTGTACTCGTCTGGTTGTAAGTGCTTGTAGGAAGACGGGTTCCCCTGCAAGTGGCGGCTGGTGCATGGGAGTCAACGAGGTTCTTGAGTCTTGAATCAGGGCGTTGCGGACCCCGGTCAGTGTGTCCACTACGGAGGCGGCCGTGTTACTTCGGTGGGGCGTCCGCGATGTACGCGCGGCCCGCGTCGGCGAGTTCCCCGGGAGAATCTCCCAGGAGCATGTCATCCGCTGCCTGCAGCAACTCGAGCGGAGGGGTGTATCCAGTGGAGGGAGGAGGGGTGCTGCTGGGCAGAACGGACATGGTGCGCTCCAGGGTGGACTGCGAGGTGACACCCCCGAGAAGGGGCGTGGAGTGCGCCGTTTTGCTCCTTTCTGCACCCCCTCCCGGGCGGAGGCTCGGGCGTGATTTCGGGCAGTTAGAGGCCGGGGTAGGGCCCTCCACCCCGATTTTTCGGGGGGTCGTCCGACAGTTTCCGTCCAAAGCTTCGGTGGGGGAGCGTGGGGTAGCCGCGAGCACGAGATTGCACCGCGCCAAGCAATCGTCCGCTGGGCCGCACTCGCGGTTTTGGGGGACTCAAATAACGGTAGGGCTCTGTGGGCGGGAGTGCTGCATGTGTGTTGTGCGCACACCGACGCTCCCATGCGACCGCTGCAGTAAGCAGGAACCCAAGAGCAACCTCGTCGTCGTCCCGCTCGATTGGAAGATTGGGACGCACTCGACACGTGTCGAAGTAGCCCTGTGACGTATAGGAAGGACTGGGGGTAGAGGGAGGGAGCAGAGCGGGAGGTGAGGGCCGCAGACGGGTAGCCCATGAAGCGCACGCCGGGCCGGCGCAGAACCGATTCATCTCCAGGGGACACACGCCTGCCTGGCCCAGGCCACCATCCCTGGCGGTGCGGGGCACCGGCCCCTGCAGTGGCTCAGCACCACGTGCTTTGGGGTGGCCCCTGAGCCGGGGCCAGCTTCGCAGGGCGCGTGGGCAGTCCCAGGTGCTCCAGAATGGAGAGCACCCCGCTGGGTGCTGTCACGTACGCCAACACCTGGCGCCAGCCTCCACACCCGGCAGAGGCGAAGACGTCCAAAACGAACGTCCGGCGCAGCAGCCCGGCCCAATCCAGTCGCGGCATGCGCTCCTTCTTCGCTTCCGCCTTCGCCGCTGCCTCGGGCGGTGCGCTCGCCTCTTTTTCTTTCGGCTCTGCCTCCGTCAGGGGCTGTGAGGGCCCTCCTCCAGCTTGGCACGCTTCTCCTCTAATAGACGGTGTCGATCGCCACCATCATCCGGGGCGCGTCCACTCCCGCGCTTTCGACGAGACGCATGAACGTGGAGAGCATCTCGGCGCTATAGGTTTCCAACCGGATGAGCATCGCCTGCATGGACATCCCGTTCAGCTCGCGCAGGGTCACTTGATAGGTGACATCCGCGATGCTCCCGGTGATCTGGGGTGGAGGCGTCGAGGCCCAGCGCGCAAGGCGCCCACTCGTGTCGGCTGTCAGCCGGATTGGCTGTCCTTCACGCATCGCGCGCACGGCCGCGTCCGCCTCACGCTCAATGGAGTCCCCAGGTGAAGTGGGCGCCAGCCCCGCAACTCGAGGAGGTACCCCTTTCTGCTGCACCACATGCGCGAGCTCGTGCGTGAGCACCTCTCGTCTTGAGGGGGTCCCCGGAGCGAAGCGGCTCTCGCCCAGGACGATGTGATGCCCCCAGGTGTACGCGAAGGCACCGAGCTCGTGCGCCGACTGGGCCGCGGCCTCATCGTGATGAACGCGGACCCGGCTGAAGTCGTGATGGAACCGGGCCTCGAATGGGGCGCGCACCTCAGGCTCCAGAGGCCTCCCTTCCGACCCGAGCACCTGGCGGGTGTGCTTGCCGAGAACCTCGGGACTGGACCCTCGGGCGTTCCCGGTGCGCGCAGGGCCGGGCCCAGATGAAATGGGTGGGTTCGGGAGCGGCTTCCGATCGAACATGGTTCAGGTCCCATCCTGCGTGAGGTTCTCGGTGGCCGCGAGTCGGGGCCGGGGTGGTGGTGGGG contains:
- a CDS encoding ATP-dependent helicase HrpA, which codes for MPRLDWAGLLRRTFVLDVFASAGCGGWRQVLAYVTAPSGVLSILEHLGLPTRPAKLAPAQGPPQSTWC
- a CDS encoding DUF4157 domain-containing protein codes for the protein MRAPFEARFHHDFSRVRVHHDEAAAQSAHELGAFAYTWGHHIVLGESRFAPGTPSRREVLTHELAHVVQQKGVPPRVAGLAPTSPGDSIEREADAAVRAMREGQPIRLTADTSGRLARWASTPPPQITGSIADVTYQVTLRELNGMSMQAMLIRLETYSAEMLSTFMRLVESAGVDAPRMMVAIDTVY